CCATTTTCGTAAATCGTGAGAACCGGATGGCGACGGCCAGTGTGGCGGCGCAGATGCACGAACGCATGGAAGAGGGATTGATGGTGCTGTTTTTCCCTGAGGGAACAAGCTCCGATGGTGAAAAGATTCTCCCCTTCCGTACATCTCTCTTTGAAGCTCCGGTGAGGGCCGAAGCGGAGATCTGGACGTGTTGCGTTCGCTATACGATTCCGGGCGAGGGACGCGACGCGGTGCGGAAGAAGGTAGCCTACTGGGGCAATATGAGCTTCGGCCCGCACATGATGAAACTATTCACCTTGAAAACAATTGAGGCTGTGGTGGAGTACTCGCCGGTAGCGATCCGCACCGAAGACCGCAAGGATGCCGCGCGCCGCAGCGAAGAGCTCATGCGCGGCATGCACGAAGAACTCAATGCGAGCGAGCCTGTTCTCTCCTGAGCTTCAAAGCATTTTTCCCCTGTTGCTGGGTATTCCGGAAAGGATGTACAGCGGCGTTTTCATTGCGGAAAACTCCCATAGATACGGAAGCCCTACTCTATATCTACAGGGAAAAGCCTCAACGGGAGAGCAGGCTGCGCTTGCGCAGCTCCACCAGAATGCTTTCGACAGACCAGTCCAGTGCTTCCGTCCCCTTGACGGTCATGTTGGCATTGAGCTGCGAGGGGACGACGTACATCTCTGCCATCGGTCTCGCAGTAGCCTCGAACTGATCACGGACCGACTGTTCGGTACGTCCGCGCTCACGCATATCCCGGTAGATGCGGCGGTTGAGGCAGATCTGGTTCGGTGCGTCAACGTAGACGGAAAAGTCGTAGAGCGGCAGCAGCTCCGGATAGTGCAGCGCCAGGATGCCTTCGACAATGACTACGCGTGTCGGCGTAACCGGATCGAACTGGTTGGGCACACGCGAGTGTGTCTTAAAGTCGTAGATCGGACGTCGGATGGGATTACCGTTGGCGAGCAGGCGGACGTGCTCGATCAGGAGCTCAGACTCAA
This genomic window from Terriglobus albidus contains:
- a CDS encoding lysophospholipid acyltransferase family protein, whose protein sequence is MLRALRRLLFLAGMTVVALTEAALQRDKSARGRAVWMCKWSRFVVRMAGVQLRIVGEPARHGLLVSNHMGYIDVLVLGSIVPTVFVSKAEVKDWPVFGWLTRIAGTIFVNRENRMATASVAAQMHERMEEGLMVLFFPEGTSSDGEKILPFRTSLFEAPVRAEAEIWTCCVRYTIPGEGRDAVRKKVAYWGNMSFGPHMMKLFTLKTIEAVVEYSPVAIRTEDRKDAARRSEELMRGMHEELNASEPVLS
- the udk gene encoding uridine kinase; this translates as MMFKPLVIAIAGCSGSGKTTLARELCTQLEATLFALDLYYRDLSHLPFETRDKTNFDHPDSLESELLIEHVRLLANGNPIRRPIYDFKTHSRVPNQFDPVTPTRVVIVEGILALHYPELLPLYDFSVYVDAPNQICLNRRIYRDMRERGRTEQSVRDQFEATARPMAEMYVVPSQLNANMTVKGTEALDWSVESILVELRKRSLLSR